In Mucilaginibacter sp. KACC 22063, the genomic stretch CCAAAAGGCGGCACCCATTACCAGCCTGTTACCTGGGATTGGGCTTTTAAAAAGATTGCTGAGCATTTAAACGCACTGGATTCGCCTAACGAGGCGGCATTTTATACTTCAGGCCGGACCAGTAACGAAGCTTCTTTTGTATACCAATTATTTGTGCGTGAGTATGGTACCAATAATATGCCGGATTGCTCTAACATGTGCCACGAGTCGACCAGTGTGGCTTTGGCCGAGTCCATCGGTATAGGCAAGGGCACAGTGACCTTAGAAGATATACATAACGCCGAGGTGATTATTATTATGGGTCAAAACCCGGGAACCAATCACCCACGGATGTTGACGGCGTTAAGAAAAAACAAAGAGAACGGAGGTAAGATCATAGCTGTTAACCCACTTAAAGAGGCCGGTTTAATAGGCTTTAAAGATCCGCAGACTGTTCGTGGCTTTGTAGGTACCAGTGTTACCATTGCCGACTTGTACTTGCAGGTGAAGATCAATGGTGATATGGCCGTTTTAAAAGCGATTGAACTATTACTTTACCAGGCAGAAAAGGACACGCCAGAACAGGTTTTTGACCATCAGTTTATACAAAACAATACGGTTAACTATGAAAAGTTTATAGAGCACCTGCAAGCGTATAACTTAGATGATCTGGCAGAAGCAGCAGGCGTACCAGCAGCACAATTGATTGAAGCGGCAGAAATGCTGAAGCATAAGAAGAAGATCATTGTTTGCTGGGCAATGGGCATTACCCAACACATTAACGGTGTTGATACTATTAAAGAAATTGTGAACCTGGTATTACTGAAAGGCAGTATCGGCAAACACGGTGCAGGGTTGTGCCCGGTGCGTGGCCATAGTAACGTACAGGGTAACCGTACGATGCTTATTTACGATAAACCGTATGAAAAGCAGTTGATAAAAATCAAAGAGGTATATGGTTTTGACCCACCTAAAGAGCATGGTTACGATGTGGTGGATTCTATCAAAGCCATGCACGAAGGTAAGCTGAAAGTGTTCTTTGCTATGGGTGGCAACTTTTTATCAGCAACGCCTGATACTACTTACACTGCCCAAGCCATGCGCAAGCTAAAGCTGACGGTAAATGTGTCTACAAAACTTAATCGTGGGCATTTGATAGTAGGCGAGGAGTCGATCATATTGCCTACACTTGCCCGTAGCGATAGAGATGTTGTCAATGGCGTTGACCAAATGGTAAGTTGCGAAAACTCGATGGGTGTGGTACAGCAATCAAAAGGAATGCTGGAGCCTATATCCAATGACCTGATGAGCGAGTCGTTAATTGTTTGCAATCTTGCTAAAGCTGTGTTAGGCGAACGTACAGTTGTGCCCTGGGACCGTTTCATGGAAAGTTACGATAACATTCGTGATGATATTGAAAAGGTGATTCCGGGTTTTGAGGAATACAATAAGAACATCCGCAAACCTGGCGGTTTTTACTTGCCTAACGCACCACGGGCAGGAAAATTTGAAACTGACGACTGGGACGGTAAAGCTGCTTTTAATGTTGCCGGGTTACCTAAACATAAGCCGGAAGCAGACGAATACTATTTAACCACCATTAGAAGCCATGATCAGTTTAATACCACCATTTATGGTTTGCAAGACAGGTACCGTGGCGTACATAATGAACGCCGTGTAATATTTATGAACCCCGCAGACATACAGAAAGCAGGTTTTAAAGCAGGAGATATTGTAGATATTTCAAGCCATTACGAAGGTGTTGAGCGTATAGCAAGGAAATTTATCATCGTGGCTTATGACATACCAGAAAGTAATACAGCCGTGTACTATCCGGAAGGAAATGTGCTGGTGCCCATATCAAGCGTGGCTAAAAAGAGCAACACGCCAACTACCAAACTAATATTTGTTAAAATTAAAAAGCACCAGGATTAACCGGTGCTTTTTTAATACTTAATGTCTATATAACCGTCAAATGATATGGCATCGCGGTTAGTGAACAAAAACTGTGTCCAGGTATTTCCGTTGGGATAAATATTGAAAGTTACCCGTTGCAAATTTTTAACATCTTTTGGGATAAAGGTAATTTGCCAGTTTCCCTTTTTCATTTGTTTTTTGGTGTAAGTAAACTTAGTTGAAGTAAACTTGATGCCACCTTCATTAGGGTTGTAAGGTACATCAAAGTAAGCCTGACCAAAATAGGGTAGAAAGCTGATTACCGAATCGGGCTTTACGCGTATATCATAATCAGAGGTTAAATACGGATGCCCGCCGCGAAGCGGATTGGCATACTGCGCCACAAACCTGAAATTTTTACTCTCCACCTTATTCTTTACAGAGTCTTGCTTAGCTGTCGATTTTTTTTGAGCAAAGGAAAAATTGAAAGCAAGCAGCATAATCACAAGGCACGTTATATATTTAAGATGTTTCATGATGTTAATTGGTGTATATCATATTATACTTAAAAATTTTAAAAAGGTTTATTTTGAACCTTTTATAATTAACTAAAATAAAAAAGCCACCCGGAGGTGGCTTTCATGTATTCTATTTTAATCGATTAGATCAGGTTAACACTGCGGTTAACAAACTCGGTTAACTCTGCACCGGTTAGTAATCCCTGAGATAATAAAGCAAGGTCAAATGCCTGTTTAGCAAGTTGTGCCTGCGTATCGGTATTTTCCTCGTTAAGGATACGGGTGATTAATTTGTGGTTACCGTTTACAATCACTTTATAATTGTCCGGCATCTGTCCGTAAAAACTCATACCGCCGCCCATAGCTGCCATATCTTTCATACGGCGCATAAACTCATCCTGGGTTACGGTTACAGGTAGTTCGTCAGGGCTAAGGCTTTCCAACTCAACTTTGTAAGCAGGTTTGCTTATAGCAGTATCGAAAATGCTTTTTACCTGTGTTGATTGTTCTTCGGTTAAAATATGAGCTGGCGCATCGTCCTTTTTAATCAATTTATCTGCAACATCTGCATCAACGCGTTTAAGCGAAGTTTTTTCAAGCTTCTGCTCTAAATGGCTGATAAAGTGATTATCAATAGGCGACTCCATCGCTAACACATCATAACCTTTTTTATTGGCCGATTGTATAAACGAATGCTGTTTGTTAGTATCGTTGGTATATAAGTAGATCAGTTGGCCATCTTTGTCAGTCTGTACAGGCGAAACTTTGTCTTTGTATTCGCTTAAAGTGAAGTTTTGCTTGTCGGTATTGCTCAGCAATACAAAGTCTTTCGCTTTTTCGTAGAACTTCTCATCGCTGATGAACCCGTATTTTACAAACATGCCAATGTCGTTCCACTTTTCTTCGTAAGCTTTGCGGTCGTTTTTGAAAAGCTCGGCAAGTTTATCAGCCACTTTTTTAGTGATGTAGCTGTTGATCTTCTTAACGTTGCTGTCTGCCTGTAAAAAGCTGCGGGATACGTTCAGCGGGATATCCGGTGAATCGATTACACCGTGCAATAACATTAAAAACTCAGGTACGATATCTTTTACTTCGTCGGTAATAAATACCTGGCGAGAGAATAATTTGATCTTGTTACGCTGAAATTCGTAATCGTTTTTAAGCTTAGGGAAATAAAGTACACCGGTTAAATTGAACGGATAGTCTACGTTTAAATGAATCCAGAATAATGGATCTTCAGAAAACGGATATAGTTCTTTGTAAAACGCCAGGTAGTCCTCGTCTTTCAGTTCAGACGGCGCCTTGGTCCAGATAGGGTTGGTGTCATTAATGATATTGTCAACCTCTACTGATTTATATTTGGTTTTACCTTCTTCGTCAACGCCATCTTCTTCAGATTCTGTTTTGGTGCCAAACTTAATAGGCACAGGTAAAAACTTAGCGTATTTATCAAGGATCTCCTGAAGTTTATGTTGACTTAAAAATTCTTCCGACTCGGAATTTACATGCAGTATTACATCTGTACCGCGGGTTGTGCGTGTGCCTTCTGTAATTTCAAATTCAGTGCTGCCATCGCATATCCAACGAGCAGGTTCGGCCCCGTCCTGGTAAGATAGGGTATTGATCTCTACCTTATCGGCCACCATAAACGCTGAGTAGAAGCCTAAACCAAAGCGGCCGATGATTTCATTGGCATCTTTAGCTTCTTTAAACTTCTCCATAAACTCGGTAGCGCCCGAAAAAGCAATCTGGTTGATGTACTTTTTGATTTCGTCGGCTGTCATACCGATACCGTTATCAGATATGGTAATTGTTTTTGCCGCTTCATCCAATGAAACTTCTACCTGTGGTTTGCCTAAATCGCCGCCATATTGGCCTAATGATGCAAGGCGTTTAATTTTTTGGGTAGCATCCACCGCGTTAGAAACTAACTCGCGCAGAAATATTTCATTATCAGAATATAAGAATTTCTTAATGATAGGAAAAATGTTCTCGGTGTGGATCGATATTGTTCCTTTTTCTTGCATAATAATCGTAGTGTTTAGATATGGTGATTCGGCAAGAATATTATCAATCTACATTCCAAAGGCTGGCAGCTTGACAAATTGTCAGTGAATGAATTATGCAGCTGCGGAAACTAATGCCTTTAATACATTATAACAAGCTCTCTCTGTTTCATTATCAATAAACTTACCCTCATTATTGATTTTAGTTCTTATAAAGGGTATAAGCAGGCTACCTCCTTCTGGAATTTTAGCGCTAATGGCGCCTAAGGTACGCAACAGAGCTTCGTGTGCGT encodes the following:
- a CDS encoding FdhF/YdeP family oxidoreductase, which gives rise to MDFEEKSSAGLPNPENPEKLLKLDLDKPRDWAAGIPAVTTAFKHVLEEAGAIRGMGALLKMNQKHGFDCSSCAWPDPDDDRSPIAEYCENGAKALAEEATQKKLTGEFFVQNSIADLAELTDLEIGKKGRIAQPVYLPKGGTHYQPVTWDWAFKKIAEHLNALDSPNEAAFYTSGRTSNEASFVYQLFVREYGTNNMPDCSNMCHESTSVALAESIGIGKGTVTLEDIHNAEVIIIMGQNPGTNHPRMLTALRKNKENGGKIIAVNPLKEAGLIGFKDPQTVRGFVGTSVTIADLYLQVKINGDMAVLKAIELLLYQAEKDTPEQVFDHQFIQNNTVNYEKFIEHLQAYNLDDLAEAAGVPAAQLIEAAEMLKHKKKIIVCWAMGITQHINGVDTIKEIVNLVLLKGSIGKHGAGLCPVRGHSNVQGNRTMLIYDKPYEKQLIKIKEVYGFDPPKEHGYDVVDSIKAMHEGKLKVFFAMGGNFLSATPDTTYTAQAMRKLKLTVNVSTKLNRGHLIVGEESIILPTLARSDRDVVNGVDQMVSCENSMGVVQQSKGMLEPISNDLMSESLIVCNLAKAVLGERTVVPWDRFMESYDNIRDDIEKVIPGFEEYNKNIRKPGGFYLPNAPRAGKFETDDWDGKAAFNVAGLPKHKPEADEYYLTTIRSHDQFNTTIYGLQDRYRGVHNERRVIFMNPADIQKAGFKAGDIVDISSHYEGVERIARKFIIVAYDIPESNTAVYYPEGNVLVPISSVAKKSNTPTTKLIFVKIKKHQD
- a CDS encoding DUF4251 domain-containing protein, which encodes MKHLKYITCLVIMLLAFNFSFAQKKSTAKQDSVKNKVESKNFRFVAQYANPLRGGHPYLTSDYDIRVKPDSVISFLPYFGQAYFDVPYNPNEGGIKFTSTKFTYTKKQMKKGNWQITFIPKDVKNLQRVTFNIYPNGNTWTQFLFTNRDAISFDGYIDIKY
- the htpG gene encoding molecular chaperone HtpG, with the protein product MQEKGTISIHTENIFPIIKKFLYSDNEIFLRELVSNAVDATQKIKRLASLGQYGGDLGKPQVEVSLDEAAKTITISDNGIGMTADEIKKYINQIAFSGATEFMEKFKEAKDANEIIGRFGLGFYSAFMVADKVEINTLSYQDGAEPARWICDGSTEFEITEGTRTTRGTDVILHVNSESEEFLSQHKLQEILDKYAKFLPVPIKFGTKTESEEDGVDEEGKTKYKSVEVDNIINDTNPIWTKAPSELKDEDYLAFYKELYPFSEDPLFWIHLNVDYPFNLTGVLYFPKLKNDYEFQRNKIKLFSRQVFITDEVKDIVPEFLMLLHGVIDSPDIPLNVSRSFLQADSNVKKINSYITKKVADKLAELFKNDRKAYEEKWNDIGMFVKYGFISDEKFYEKAKDFVLLSNTDKQNFTLSEYKDKVSPVQTDKDGQLIYLYTNDTNKQHSFIQSANKKGYDVLAMESPIDNHFISHLEQKLEKTSLKRVDADVADKLIKKDDAPAHILTEEQSTQVKSIFDTAISKPAYKVELESLSPDELPVTVTQDEFMRRMKDMAAMGGGMSFYGQMPDNYKVIVNGNHKLITRILNEENTDTQAQLAKQAFDLALLSQGLLTGAELTEFVNRSVNLI